Proteins from a single region of Nitrososphaerota archaeon:
- a CDS encoding alcohol dehydrogenase catalytic domain-containing protein — translation MKSVVLAPLPGGHGFAPKTVDLEEPRAGEGELVVDMQACGLCGTDIEKIRGEYTASMPVIGHEAVGVVHEVGAGVRGLKAGDRVFPHHHVPDYSCYLCKSGNETMCKEYRTSNLSPGGFSERILVPRWNAERGGVLKLPDAMGWEVAALIEPLACCVRAVRKAHVEPGESVLVAGAGPVGMMHTLLLSPVGSKVVVSDVSEVRLKLAEKFGAAVVVDASKSDVPEAAARETGGRGVDVAIVASGNKAAILQGLRSVRKGGRVCLFGVPPKGSVLDYDISALYNAEQELTTSYGASEADTKAALNVLASRGDEFGALVTHRFRLSEFDRALETASSGAGMKVVVTP, via the coding sequence ATGAAGTCGGTAGTCCTGGCGCCCCTCCCCGGCGGCCACGGCTTCGCGCCGAAGACCGTCGACCTGGAGGAGCCCAGGGCGGGCGAGGGGGAGTTGGTGGTGGACATGCAGGCCTGCGGGCTCTGCGGCACGGACATCGAGAAGATACGTGGGGAGTACACGGCGTCCATGCCTGTCATCGGGCACGAGGCGGTGGGAGTGGTGCACGAAGTCGGGGCCGGGGTAAGGGGGCTGAAGGCGGGCGACAGGGTCTTCCCTCACCACCACGTCCCCGATTACAGCTGCTACCTCTGCAAGTCGGGGAACGAGACCATGTGCAAGGAGTACAGGACGAGCAACCTCTCCCCAGGCGGGTTCTCGGAGCGGATCCTGGTGCCGAGGTGGAACGCCGAAAGAGGCGGGGTGCTGAAGCTCCCGGACGCCATGGGGTGGGAGGTCGCGGCGCTCATCGAGCCCCTCGCCTGCTGCGTGAGGGCCGTCAGGAAAGCCCACGTCGAGCCGGGAGAGTCGGTCCTGGTCGCCGGGGCGGGGCCGGTGGGGATGATGCACACCCTCCTGCTCAGTCCGGTCGGGTCGAAGGTCGTGGTGAGCGACGTCAGCGAAGTGAGGCTGAAGCTCGCCGAGAAGTTCGGCGCCGCGGTCGTCGTCGACGCCTCGAAGTCCGACGTCCCGGAGGCCGCCGCCCGGGAGACAGGGGGGAGAGGGGTAGACGTCGCGATCGTCGCGTCCGGGAACAAGGCGGCCATCCTTCAGGGGCTCCGTTCCGTCCGCAAGGGGGGAAGGGTCTGCCTGTTCGGGGTCCCGCCGAAGGGGTCGGTCCTCGACTACGACATCAGCGCCCTCTACAACGCGGAGCAGGAGCTGACCACCAGCTACGGCGCCTCCGAAGCAGACACGAAGGCGGCCCTGAACGTTCTCGCGTCGCGGGGGGACGAGTTCGGCGCCCTCGTGACCCACAGGTTCCGCCTCTCTGAGTTCGACCGCGCCCTCGAGACGGCTTCCAGCGGGGCGGGGATGAAGGTAGTGGTGACCCCCTGA
- a CDS encoding GTP-binding protein, which yields MGLPEKIKKIEDDIHKTQVNKKTEHHIGLLRAKLAKLKSEMEEQQTRRSGSRLGFDVKKSGDATVVLIGLPSVGKSTLLNRLTNAKSKVAAYQFTTLDVVPGVMEHNGAKIQILDLPGIIKGASSGKGLGKRVLSVARSADLVLFVVDVFQPEARDLLARELRTTGVRVDEAPPNVVIEKVDSGGISVAALVKMTKMSESLVKDILRVYDVNGARVVIREDIDDQQLVDVLSGNRVYVPSLTVMNKVDLVNAGFTSEVSRKLSYRFVPVSAEAGVNIQALKEEIYRRLDFLRVYMRRRTGETDFEEPMVVKGGATIGDVCDRVHRNMKDEFRYAQVWGKSVKFGGQRVGMTHRLMDQDVLTIVTK from the coding sequence GTGGGGCTCCCGGAGAAGATCAAGAAGATAGAGGACGACATCCACAAGACGCAGGTCAACAAGAAGACCGAGCACCACATCGGGCTCCTGAGAGCCAAGCTGGCGAAGCTGAAGTCGGAGATGGAAGAGCAGCAGACGAGGAGGTCGGGGAGCCGGCTCGGGTTCGACGTCAAGAAGTCGGGGGACGCGACGGTGGTCCTGATAGGGCTCCCGAGCGTCGGGAAGTCGACCCTCCTCAACCGCCTGACCAACGCGAAGTCGAAGGTGGCGGCTTACCAGTTCACCACGCTGGACGTCGTCCCCGGTGTCATGGAGCACAACGGAGCCAAGATCCAGATACTCGACCTCCCCGGGATAATCAAGGGCGCTTCGTCCGGCAAGGGGCTCGGGAAGAGGGTCCTGTCAGTTGCGAGGAGCGCCGACCTGGTCCTCTTCGTCGTGGACGTCTTCCAGCCCGAGGCGAGGGACCTGCTCGCAAGGGAGCTCAGGACGACCGGGGTCAGGGTGGACGAAGCCCCCCCGAACGTCGTCATAGAGAAGGTGGACTCGGGGGGGATAAGCGTCGCAGCCCTGGTGAAGATGACCAAGATGAGCGAGTCCCTCGTGAAGGACATACTCCGGGTCTACGACGTCAACGGCGCGAGGGTGGTCATACGGGAGGACATCGACGACCAGCAGCTGGTGGACGTCCTCTCTGGGAACAGAGTCTACGTCCCGTCGCTGACCGTGATGAACAAGGTCGACCTGGTGAACGCGGGGTTCACGAGCGAGGTTTCGCGCAAGCTCTCCTACAGGTTCGTCCCCGTCTCGGCCGAAGCCGGGGTGAACATCCAGGCGCTGAAGGAGGAGATATACAGGAGGCTGGACTTCCTCCGCGTCTACATGCGGAGGAGGACGGGAGAGACGGACTTCGAGGAACCCATGGTGGTAAAGGGGGGCGCGACCATAGGCGACGTCTGCGACAGGGTGCACAGGAACATGAAGGACGAGTTCAGATACGCGCAGGTCTGGGGGAAGAGCGTGAAGTTCGGCGGCCAGCGCGTGGGGATGACGCACCGGCTCATGGACCAGGACGTCCTGACCATAGTGACGAAGTAG
- a CDS encoding transcriptional regulator, with translation MVQYRTQVKIIADVLVTARDMNTEGAGVGVTALVRKANMSYTRMSKLLSELVGSGLLLELDGERISKYMISEKGKQFLVAYSSFQDFAQSFGLRL, from the coding sequence ATGGTACAGTATAGGACCCAGGTAAAGATAATCGCCGACGTGCTGGTCACAGCTCGGGACATGAACACCGAAGGGGCTGGCGTGGGGGTCACCGCGCTAGTCCGGAAGGCGAACATGTCGTACACCAGGATGTCAAAGCTCCTTTCGGAGCTCGTGGGGTCGGGGCTGCTCCTCGAGCTCGACGGAGAGAGGATTTCAAAGTACATGATCTCCGAGAAGGGGAAGCAGTTCCTCGTCGCCTACTCGTCCTTCCAGGACTTCGCCCAATCTTTCGGGCTAAGACTGTAA
- a CDS encoding malate dehydrogenase → MIGVAGAGRIGAQSALEIASMGLDDVALVDIVPGLAEGEALDISHKLSDAGVDVDVKGSTDYSVLDGAELVVIAAGMGRKPGMTRMDLLAKNAGIVSTVTKEVAKHAPDAVLLVMTNPMDVLTYVTLKASGFPKQRVVGQGGLLDMSRFKYVLARKLGVSRGSITSLVVGEHGENMIPLASHTYVGGVPLGTLLSEAEVQQAIDDTRKVAADVIAKKGATVFAPGRVVARMTKAIVDDTKEVIPASAYLEGEYGLSGLCIGVPLKLGRGGIEKIYELKLTDKERDWFNRGADTLRDAIANLKF, encoded by the coding sequence ATGATTGGCGTAGCCGGAGCGGGGAGGATAGGGGCCCAGTCGGCGCTCGAGATAGCGTCCATGGGGCTGGACGATGTCGCTCTTGTCGACATCGTCCCGGGGCTGGCCGAGGGGGAGGCCCTCGACATCAGCCACAAGCTCTCTGACGCGGGGGTGGACGTGGACGTCAAGGGGTCCACGGACTATTCTGTCCTGGACGGAGCCGAACTGGTGGTGATAGCAGCGGGGATGGGAAGGAAGCCCGGGATGACGAGGATGGACCTGCTGGCGAAGAACGCAGGCATAGTGAGCACGGTCACCAAGGAGGTGGCGAAGCACGCCCCCGACGCGGTCCTTCTGGTCATGACCAATCCGATGGACGTCCTCACCTACGTCACGCTGAAGGCGTCAGGGTTCCCGAAGCAGAGGGTGGTCGGCCAGGGAGGGCTCCTCGACATGTCGCGGTTCAAGTACGTCTTGGCGAGGAAGCTGGGGGTCTCGAGAGGCTCCATCACATCTCTTGTCGTCGGCGAGCACGGGGAGAACATGATCCCCCTCGCGAGCCACACCTACGTCGGCGGGGTCCCTCTCGGCACCCTGCTCAGCGAGGCGGAGGTGCAGCAGGCCATCGACGACACGCGGAAGGTGGCGGCAGACGTCATAGCGAAGAAGGGGGCGACGGTCTTCGCGCCCGGGCGCGTCGTGGCCCGCATGACGAAGGCCATCGTCGACGACACCAAAGAGGTCATCCCGGCGTCCGCCTACCTCGAGGGGGAGTACGGGCTGAGCGGCCTGTGCATCGGGGTCCCGTTGAAGCTCGGCCGGGGCGGCATAGAGAAGATCTACGAGCTGAAGCTCACGGACAAGGAGAGGGACTGGTTCAACAGGGGCGCGGACACCCTGAGGGACGCAATCGCCAACCTGAAGTTCTGA